A genomic stretch from Desulfolutivibrio sulfodismutans DSM 3696 includes:
- a CDS encoding peptidase domain-containing ABC transporter, whose translation MTALPATVLHDFVAILRHHGVQTTPEALISRHGLSGRTLTFSTLARMAGNMGFFAARKRISPRRLLDLGESYPALAKTRDGGAAMLSGVRTSPDGEAQLVLYDLRAAPGTSPFVFLSPGDIAGRFTGEVLLLRKKRLDAGDAKHFSLGWFLPQVAREKRIFIEIAAIAFFMHGLAFAVPLFFQAVVDKVLAHHILATLNVLAIGVTLALVFEGVLRFLREYLLRYATSRIDLRLAMETFAHMIRLPLSFFERSFAGVIIKHMQQTDQVREFLTGNLLNALLDASSLLVFLPVLFFYSTQLTLIVLVFALFTAGIIALMIGPFQRRLTALYAAEGKRQALLVETIHGMSTIKSLALEGDRQNRWEEGSATAVLRNFDVRKMAAAGQSLIKTLERLMTVAVIFFGAKSVFDGSLTVGELIAFQMLSQSVTMPLIRIVELIHEYQKVHLAVAMLGEVMNKKPEAGFARGGVRPEILGEIVLEDVRFSYNPGDPPALDGIRLRIAPGEVLGVVGKSGSGKTTLTRLIQGLYPLSQGRILFDGTSIRDLDILHLRQNIGVVLQENFIFHGALKDNLALTRPGADFEELRHAARLAGADEFIERLPSGFDTVLEENGANLSGGQRQRLAIARALLKNPRIMIFDEATSALDPDSESRIQENMEAISKGRTTIIVAHRLSTLRHADRIMVLDAGKVADIGPHSELVARCDIYRNLWDKQTRGMR comes from the coding sequence ATGACCGCCCTGCCGGCCACGGTATTGCACGACTTCGTGGCCATCCTGCGCCACCACGGGGTCCAGACCACGCCCGAGGCCCTCATCAGCCGCCACGGCCTATCCGGCCGCACCCTGACCTTCTCCACCCTGGCCCGCATGGCCGGAAACATGGGTTTTTTCGCCGCGCGCAAGCGGATTTCCCCCAGGCGGCTGCTGGATCTGGGCGAGTCCTATCCGGCCCTGGCCAAAACCCGCGACGGCGGCGCGGCCATGCTCTCCGGGGTGCGCACCTCCCCGGACGGCGAGGCCCAACTGGTCCTCTATGACCTGCGGGCCGCCCCCGGAACCTCGCCCTTCGTCTTTTTGTCCCCAGGCGACATCGCGGGCCGCTTCACCGGCGAGGTGCTGCTTCTGCGCAAAAAACGCCTGGACGCAGGCGACGCCAAACATTTCAGCCTGGGCTGGTTTCTGCCCCAGGTGGCCCGGGAAAAACGCATCTTCATCGAGATCGCGGCTATCGCCTTTTTCATGCACGGCCTGGCCTTCGCCGTGCCGCTTTTCTTCCAGGCCGTGGTGGACAAGGTTTTGGCCCACCACATCCTGGCGACGCTCAACGTCCTGGCCATCGGCGTGACCCTGGCCCTGGTCTTCGAGGGCGTGTTGCGTTTCCTTCGCGAATACCTCCTGCGCTACGCCACCTCGCGCATCGACCTGCGCCTGGCCATGGAGACCTTCGCCCATATGATCCGGCTGCCGCTATCCTTTTTCGAGCGCAGCTTCGCCGGGGTGATCATCAAGCACATGCAGCAGACCGACCAGGTACGTGAGTTTCTGACCGGCAACCTCTTAAACGCCCTGCTCGACGCCTCGTCGCTTTTGGTCTTTTTGCCGGTGCTTTTTTTCTACAGCACGCAACTGACCCTCATCGTCCTGGTCTTCGCCCTGTTCACGGCCGGGATCATCGCGCTCATGATCGGCCCTTTCCAGCGCAGGCTGACGGCCCTGTACGCCGCCGAGGGCAAACGGCAGGCCCTTTTGGTCGAAACCATCCACGGCATGAGCACCATCAAAAGCCTGGCCCTGGAGGGCGACCGCCAGAACCGCTGGGAAGAGGGCTCGGCCACGGCGGTCCTTCGCAACTTCGACGTGCGCAAGATGGCCGCCGCCGGGCAAAGCCTGATCAAGACCCTGGAGCGGCTGATGACCGTGGCCGTGATCTTTTTCGGGGCCAAAAGCGTCTTCGACGGCTCACTCACCGTGGGCGAACTCATCGCCTTCCAGATGCTCTCCCAGTCCGTGACCATGCCCCTGATCCGCATCGTGGAACTCATTCACGAATACCAGAAGGTCCATCTGGCCGTGGCCATGCTGGGCGAGGTCATGAACAAAAAACCCGAGGCCGGGTTCGCCCGGGGCGGGGTGCGGCCCGAAATCCTGGGCGAGATCGTCCTTGAGGACGTGCGCTTTTCCTACAACCCCGGCGACCCTCCGGCCCTGGACGGCATACGCCTGCGCATCGCGCCGGGCGAGGTCTTGGGCGTGGTGGGCAAAAGCGGTTCGGGCAAGACCACCCTGACCCGGCTCATCCAGGGCCTCTACCCGCTTTCCCAGGGCCGCATCCTGTTCGACGGGACAAGCATCCGCGACCTGGACATCCTGCACCTGCGCCAGAACATCGGGGTGGTGCTCCAGGAAAATTTCATCTTCCACGGGGCGCTCAAAGACAACCTGGCCCTGACCCGGCCCGGGGCCGACTTCGAGGAACTGCGCCACGCCGCGCGCCTGGCCGGGGCGGACGAGTTCATCGAGCGCCTGCCGTCGGGCTTCGACACGGTGCTGGAGGAAAACGGAGCCAACCTCTCGGGCGGCCAACGGCAACGGCTGGCCATCGCCCGGGCGCTCCTCAAAAACCCCCGGATCATGATTTTCGACGAGGCCACCTCGGCGCTCGACCCGGACAGCGAGTCGCGCATCCAGGAAAACATGGAGGCCATCTCCAAGGGCCGCACCACCATCATCGTGGCCCACCGCCTGTCCACCCTGCGCCACGCCGACCGGATCATGGTCCTGGACGCGGGAAAGGTGGCGGACATCGGCCCCCATTCGGAACTGGTCGCCCGCTGCGACATCTACCGCAACCTGTGGGACAAGCAGACCCGGGGGATGCGGTGA
- a CDS encoding sigma-54 interaction domain-containing protein, with translation MTLMSALPPGLAHKLVHFSTLVSQGDYANAITVLGDLKRIFEATQPGCRNEFLVLFEKLELMVLGVRQRERLLGETVDRLDASHSELKNLELRLKKENSALKQQLRHRFSVGKVIGASPKMANILRLAQRVAETTVNVLITGETGTGKEMVAKVVHYSGQRRHGPFMAVNCTAVPDTLFESEFFGIEKGVATGVEKRRGLIEGSTGGTLFLDEIGDMSLATQAKILRVLELGEVTPVGGRETVPVDVRLVCATNRELAKDIEDGRFRRDLYYRIKVVHLDLPPLRERRDDILLLAESFLTTFAHGMGRGRMTFSRAAREALREYPWPGNIRELENEVERAVALAYSSKIYLDDLSEEIRRKSSSVHLTDPALSATPLASAGRLKRLERDAILSCLAECGGNRTKAAKMLGISRESLRRKLKGNGDSASEALDGETPDTADSGAGVPVAGEFPS, from the coding sequence ATGACCCTCATGAGCGCCCTGCCGCCCGGGCTGGCCCACAAGCTTGTCCACTTCTCCACCCTGGTCAGCCAGGGCGACTACGCCAACGCCATCACCGTCCTTGGCGACCTCAAGCGCATCTTTGAGGCCACCCAGCCCGGATGCCGCAACGAATTTCTGGTTTTATTCGAAAAGCTGGAGCTGATGGTCCTTGGCGTGCGCCAGCGCGAAAGGCTTTTGGGCGAGACCGTGGACCGCCTGGACGCCTCCCACTCCGAACTCAAAAACCTGGAGCTGCGCCTGAAAAAGGAGAACTCCGCCCTCAAGCAGCAGCTGCGCCACCGTTTTTCCGTGGGCAAGGTCATCGGCGCCAGCCCCAAGATGGCCAACATCCTGCGTCTGGCCCAGCGCGTGGCCGAGACCACGGTCAACGTGCTGATCACCGGCGAGACCGGCACGGGCAAGGAGATGGTGGCCAAGGTGGTCCACTATTCGGGTCAAAGACGCCACGGGCCGTTTATGGCCGTCAACTGCACGGCCGTGCCGGACACCCTGTTCGAGAGCGAATTTTTCGGCATCGAAAAAGGCGTGGCCACGGGCGTGGAAAAGCGCCGGGGACTCATTGAGGGATCGACCGGCGGCACGCTTTTTCTGGACGAGATCGGCGACATGAGCCTGGCCACCCAGGCCAAGATCCTGCGCGTCCTGGAGCTTGGCGAGGTCACCCCGGTGGGGGGCCGGGAAACCGTGCCCGTGGACGTCCGGCTGGTGTGCGCCACCAACCGGGAGCTGGCCAAGGACATAGAGGACGGCCGCTTCCGCCGCGACCTCTATTACCGCATCAAGGTCGTGCATCTCGACCTGCCGCCCCTGCGCGAACGCCGGGACGACATCCTGCTTTTGGCCGAAAGTTTTCTGACCACGTTCGCCCATGGCATGGGCCGGGGCCGGATGACCTTTTCCCGTGCCGCCCGGGAGGCGTTGCGCGAATACCCCTGGCCGGGCAACATCCGGGAGCTTGAAAACGAGGTGGAGCGCGCCGTGGCCCTGGCCTATTCCAGCAAGATCTATTTGGACGACCTCTCCGAAGAAATCCGCCGCAAGTCCAGTTCGGTCCACCTGACCGATCCGGCCTTGAGCGCCACGCCCCTGGCCTCGGCCGGACGCCTCAAACGCCTGGAACGCGACGCCATCCTGTCCTGCCTGGCCGAATGCGGCGGCAACCGCACCAAGGCCGCCAAAATGCTCGGCATCAGCCGGGAAAGCCTGCGCCGAAAGCTCAAAGGCAACGGGGACAGCGCCTCAGAGGCCCTTGACGGCGAAACCCCGGATACGGCCGACTCGGGGGCAGGCGTCCCGGTCGCCGGAGAGTTCCCGTCGTGA
- a CDS encoding glycosyltransferase family protein — protein MDYETPLRICLVDGPFRPFLISRGHEVLHLAPPQGVHDIAALLAKHGFTPDILLHTETLGRKVILRGVENLSCQTAFWSVDTHVNSHWQVHYAALFDAAFTTQKHLAPLFARGGREAFWLPWFGTARPFRPFAGRGTEVGFVGRMGEGRPVREQFATLLRRRFDARLASELSFTAMQDFYDDTRLAPNEALFGELNFRLFEAVSSGSLCFTPRTPGLGDLFCDGREVVGYDNGCELAQRLRFYQGHPDLAQALARAGHAALAARHLAEHRGEAWLAALPEAPGRARGDAARLSFALALLGLFETGLFGGLVPEVEADLARLSTDTAAAGGLVRLWRLGGRRDRMLTLCAGMAANRIDDPLLLATAAMAALSAGAFPLARALARGKVRPFAGAGQGGDPRRAVDSPRDICLFAAGIFREAGRVVRPGLVFEADRLVPQTVVEALIVAHTLDERDTGILVALDAALEPFRGTEPTRLGILSSLSLQSGRNWRWPLRLALVNARMFRLDEAAQELALARTLAEEAGEGKRFAAMRDRLFPEAVPEM, from the coding sequence ATGGATTACGAGACCCCCTTGCGCATCTGTCTGGTGGACGGTCCCTTCCGGCCGTTTCTGATTTCTCGCGGGCATGAAGTGCTGCATCTGGCCCCGCCCCAGGGCGTGCATGATATTGCGGCCCTGCTTGCAAAGCACGGCTTTACGCCGGATATCCTCCTGCATACGGAAACCCTCGGCCGCAAGGTCATCCTGCGCGGCGTGGAAAACCTCTCCTGCCAGACGGCCTTCTGGTCCGTGGACACCCATGTCAACAGCCACTGGCAGGTCCACTACGCGGCGCTTTTCGATGCGGCGTTCACCACCCAGAAACATCTTGCCCCCCTGTTCGCCCGGGGCGGCCGTGAGGCCTTCTGGCTGCCATGGTTCGGCACGGCGCGGCCGTTTCGGCCCTTTGCCGGGCGGGGCACGGAGGTTGGGTTCGTAGGCCGCATGGGCGAGGGGCGACCCGTGCGCGAACAGTTCGCCACCCTGCTGCGCCGCCGCTTCGACGCCCGCCTGGCCAGCGAGCTGTCCTTTACGGCCATGCAGGACTTCTACGACGATACGCGTCTGGCCCCCAACGAGGCCCTTTTCGGGGAGCTCAATTTCCGCCTGTTCGAGGCCGTGTCCAGCGGCAGCCTGTGTTTCACCCCCCGCACGCCCGGGTTGGGCGATCTGTTTTGCGACGGCCGGGAGGTCGTGGGCTACGACAATGGCTGTGAGCTCGCACAGCGCCTGCGGTTTTACCAAGGCCATCCGGATCTGGCGCAAGCCCTGGCCCGGGCCGGGCATGCGGCCCTGGCCGCCCGGCATCTGGCGGAGCACCGGGGGGAGGCCTGGCTCGCCGCCCTGCCCGAGGCCCCTGGGCGGGCGCGCGGCGACGCGGCTCGTTTGTCCTTTGCCCTGGCGCTATTGGGGCTTTTCGAGACAGGACTTTTCGGGGGCCTGGTTCCGGAGGTGGAGGCTGATCTGGCCCGGCTGTCCACGGACACGGCCGCAGCCGGGGGGCTGGTGCGCCTGTGGCGGCTTGGCGGGCGGCGCGACCGCATGCTGACCCTGTGCGCGGGCATGGCGGCCAACCGCATCGATGACCCGCTTCTTCTGGCCACGGCGGCCATGGCGGCGCTTTCGGCCGGGGCCTTTCCTCTGGCCCGGGCCCTGGCCCGGGGAAAGGTCCGCCCGTTCGCCGGGGCAGGCCAGGGGGGCGATCCACGCCGGGCGGTGGACTCCCCGCGCGACATCTGCCTGTTTGCGGCCGGGATATTTCGCGAGGCGGGCCGGGTGGTTCGGCCCGGGCTGGTTTTTGAGGCCGACCGGCTGGTTCCCCAGACGGTGGTGGAGGCCTTGATCGTGGCCCACACCCTTGACGAGCGGGACACGGGCATCCTCGTCGCCCTGGATGCGGCCCTAGAGCCCTTCCGGGGCACGGAACCGACGCGCCTGGGGATTTTATCCTCCCTGTCCCTGCAAAGCGGCAGGAACTGGCGCTGGCCGCTGCGGCTGGCCCTGGTCAACGCCCGCATGTTCCGGCTGGATGAGGCGGCTCAGGAGTTGGCCCTGGCCCGGACCCTGGCCGAGGAGGCCGGGGAGGGGAAACGTTTTGCCGCCATGCGCGACAGGCTTTTTCCCGAAGCGGTCCCGGAGATGTGA
- the tmcA gene encoding acidic tetraheme cytochrome c3 TmcA — protein sequence MTRYLILALTLTAVLCGAPLAFSQGDMLVIKPEAFTAPRRPPAVFPHDAHNEKAKIDDCAACHHGGENGVRDPKATSEGVPCADCHPVVAAPGRTPLMRAYHQQCIGCHLEKKAGPAACGQCHVDAAAPKAK from the coding sequence ATGACCAGATACCTTATCCTTGCCCTGACCTTGACGGCGGTCCTGTGCGGAGCCCCCCTGGCCTTTTCCCAGGGGGACATGCTGGTGATCAAGCCTGAGGCCTTCACTGCGCCCCGGCGTCCGCCAGCCGTGTTTCCCCACGACGCCCACAACGAGAAGGCCAAGATCGACGACTGCGCCGCCTGCCACCACGGCGGGGAAAACGGCGTGCGCGACCCCAAAGCCACCAGCGAAGGCGTGCCCTGTGCCGACTGCCACCCCGTGGTCGCCGCGCCTGGGAGAACCCCGCTTATGCGCGCCTATCATCAGCAGTGCATCGGCTGCCATCTGGAAAAGAAGGCCGGCCCGGCGGCCTGCGGCCAATGCCATGTGGACGCCGCCGCACCCAAGGCCAAGTAG
- the tmcB gene encoding electron transfer complex ferredoxin TmcB yields the protein MTTTIADRRIEDAGLEAGIARLTPEKIQKTILAVLEGEGGARLKTYVETCVRCGMCAKACHYYMSHKDPSYAPVAKVRQTMWEILKHKGLVSPEFIHQCAQIAYTECNLCRRCMHYCPLGIDTAYIMSFVRRICHKLGVTPQYIQDTAHSHSATMNQMWVKDDEWIDTLKWQEDEARDEMPELRIPLEVEGADFMYSVIAPEPKFRTQLIYQAAFIFNQAGLNWTMPATPGWDNSNMAMFSGDMEIMGRVEMAHFEAAQRLRVKRIVMGECGHAFRAIYDVGNRWLGWGMHPVPVVHSIEFFWDLLNSGKIRMAKKYPGPVTIHDPCNVIRGRGLMDKLREVVHAICDGVVEMTPNREHNYCCCAGGGVINCGPPFKNVRIVGNSVKADQLKATGVKTCIAPCHNCHGGLEDIIHKYGLGIELKFLGDIIYECMEKKGAS from the coding sequence ATGACGACCACCATTGCCGACAGGCGCATAGAAGATGCGGGGCTTGAAGCCGGGATTGCCCGGCTAACCCCGGAGAAGATTCAAAAAACCATTCTCGCCGTCCTGGAAGGGGAAGGCGGGGCCAGACTCAAAACCTACGTGGAGACCTGCGTGCGTTGCGGCATGTGCGCCAAGGCCTGCCACTACTACATGTCCCACAAGGATCCCTCCTACGCCCCGGTGGCCAAGGTCCGCCAGACCATGTGGGAGATCCTCAAACACAAGGGGCTGGTGAGCCCGGAATTCATTCACCAGTGCGCCCAGATCGCCTACACCGAATGTAACCTGTGTCGGCGCTGCATGCACTACTGCCCCTTGGGCATCGACACCGCCTACATCATGTCGTTCGTGCGCCGCATCTGCCATAAGCTCGGGGTCACCCCGCAGTACATCCAGGATACGGCCCACAGCCACTCCGCCACCATGAACCAGATGTGGGTCAAGGACGACGAGTGGATCGACACCCTCAAATGGCAAGAAGACGAGGCCCGGGACGAAATGCCCGAGTTGCGCATCCCGCTTGAGGTGGAAGGCGCGGACTTCATGTATTCGGTCATCGCCCCGGAACCCAAGTTCCGGACCCAGCTCATCTATCAGGCTGCGTTCATCTTCAACCAGGCCGGGCTTAACTGGACCATGCCCGCCACCCCGGGCTGGGACAACAGCAACATGGCCATGTTCTCCGGCGACATGGAGATCATGGGCCGGGTGGAGATGGCCCACTTCGAGGCCGCCCAGCGCCTGCGCGTCAAACGCATCGTCATGGGCGAATGCGGACACGCCTTCCGGGCCATCTACGACGTGGGCAACCGCTGGCTGGGCTGGGGCATGCACCCGGTGCCCGTGGTGCATTCCATCGAGTTTTTCTGGGATCTCTTGAATTCCGGAAAGATCCGCATGGCCAAAAAGTACCCTGGCCCGGTGACCATCCACGACCCCTGCAACGTCATTCGCGGCCGGGGGCTCATGGACAAGCTGCGCGAGGTGGTGCACGCCATCTGCGACGGCGTGGTGGAGATGACCCCCAACCGGGAGCACAACTACTGCTGCTGCGCGGGCGGCGGGGTCATCAACTGCGGGCCTCCCTTCAAAAACGTGCGTATCGTGGGCAACTCCGTCAAAGCCGACCAGCTCAAGGCCACCGGGGTCAAGACCTGCATCGCCCCCTGCCACAACTGCCACGGCGGCCTGGAAGACATCATCCACAAATACGGGCTCGGCATCGAACTGAAGTTCCTTGGCGACATCATCTACGAATGCATGGAAAAAAAAGGCGCGTCCTGA
- the tmcC gene encoding TmcC family electron transfer complex membrane anchor subunit: MLELYALAVGPLAWLAFGVFVIGSLARLFSMYSLAKKKDAAFLSYMTWRYSLRSIFHWLIPFGSLGWRENPALTVATYVFHICLFLVPIFLMSHIVMWDTSFGFTYAALPDGLADGLTVAVMVVCLFFAWRRLSLPEVRFVTSNHDWLVLVLVFCTFSTGFLAYHQIGDSLTLTTLHVLCGEAMLIAIPFTRLSHMLFGFFARGYIGSEFGGVRRAKDW; the protein is encoded by the coding sequence ATGCTCGAACTCTACGCCCTGGCCGTGGGACCGCTGGCCTGGTTGGCCTTCGGCGTGTTCGTCATCGGCTCCCTGGCGCGTCTTTTCAGTATGTATTCCCTGGCCAAGAAAAAAGACGCGGCCTTTTTGAGCTACATGACCTGGCGCTATTCCCTGCGTTCCATTTTCCACTGGCTCATCCCCTTCGGCTCCCTGGGCTGGCGGGAAAACCCGGCCCTGACGGTCGCGACCTATGTGTTCCACATCTGTCTGTTCCTGGTTCCCATCTTCCTCATGTCCCACATCGTCATGTGGGACACCTCATTCGGCTTCACCTACGCCGCCCTGCCCGACGGACTGGCCGACGGACTGACCGTGGCGGTCATGGTCGTCTGCCTGTTTTTCGCCTGGCGGCGCCTGAGCCTGCCGGAGGTGCGTTTTGTGACCTCGAACCACGACTGGCTGGTCCTGGTTCTGGTCTTCTGCACCTTTTCGACCGGATTTTTGGCCTATCACCAGATCGGCGACAGCCTGACCCTCACCACCCTGCACGTCCTGTGCGGCGAGGCCATGCTCATCGCCATCCCCTTCACCAGACTCAGCCACATGCTGTTCGGATTCTTCGCACGGGGCTACATCGGCTCCGAGTTCGGCGGCGTGCGGCGGGCCAAGGACTGGTAA
- the tmcD gene encoding electron transfer complex subunit TmcD: MQADQAWDWEPGARTVLEDATACAAPHEWTEEPESSPDGERLAAVANLGDGRFTVCVNAEPWETDFEKAWYLRFSPDGRLSAVTMEDGMWTVSVDGESWEESFDFAWGTTFSADGGVIAACIQSDGRYGMVVDGAPWETLHDNANHFRIAADGAHTAAAVQVKSMGQADIETFQKGIFSVAVDGEPWDATFVNCFDPAIEVKTGRVAATIRRSLYDYSVAVDGKAWEAAYDCAWGPVFHPGNGQVLAPVRKKGLWGMAGDAGFVWNPAFVQCHHPQFSADGATLAAIVATSFGKFTVAVNAAPWSATFPVVTDLRVSPDGKTVAAQASTDNTAFRVLVNGSVWPGVYDMAYGPVICPTTGQVAIRVEKDGKKAFVLDGKAHPATFDRAYDPIFSPDGAKVLLRGISGKAYKRIVAPVSAFTG, from the coding sequence ATGCAAGCCGATCAAGCCTGGGACTGGGAGCCCGGAGCGCGGACCGTGCTCGAAGACGCGACGGCCTGCGCTGCCCCCCACGAATGGACGGAGGAGCCCGAGTCCTCCCCGGACGGGGAGCGCCTGGCCGCAGTGGCCAATCTCGGGGACGGCCGGTTTACCGTGTGCGTCAACGCAGAGCCCTGGGAAACGGATTTTGAAAAAGCCTGGTATCTCAGGTTTTCCCCCGACGGCAGACTTTCGGCCGTGACCATGGAGGACGGGATGTGGACCGTGTCCGTGGACGGGGAGTCCTGGGAGGAAAGCTTCGACTTCGCCTGGGGAACCACCTTTTCTGCGGACGGCGGGGTCATTGCGGCCTGCATCCAGAGCGACGGCCGCTACGGCATGGTCGTGGACGGCGCGCCCTGGGAAACCCTGCACGACAACGCCAACCACTTCCGCATCGCAGCCGACGGGGCGCACACTGCGGCCGCCGTGCAGGTCAAGTCCATGGGGCAGGCGGACATCGAAACCTTCCAAAAGGGCATCTTCAGCGTGGCCGTGGACGGCGAGCCCTGGGACGCCACCTTCGTCAACTGTTTCGATCCGGCCATCGAAGTCAAGACCGGCCGCGTGGCCGCCACCATCCGCCGCTCCCTGTACGACTATTCCGTGGCCGTGGACGGCAAGGCCTGGGAAGCGGCCTACGACTGCGCCTGGGGCCCGGTCTTCCATCCCGGAAACGGCCAGGTGCTGGCCCCGGTGCGCAAAAAAGGCCTCTGGGGCATGGCCGGGGACGCGGGATTCGTATGGAATCCGGCCTTCGTCCAGTGCCACCATCCGCAATTCTCCGCCGACGGCGCCACCCTGGCCGCCATCGTGGCCACAAGCTTCGGCAAATTCACCGTGGCCGTGAACGCCGCGCCCTGGTCCGCCACCTTCCCGGTGGTCACCGACCTGCGCGTCTCCCCCGACGGCAAGACCGTGGCCGCCCAGGCCAGCACCGACAACACCGCCTTCCGGGTGCTGGTGAATGGGTCCGTGTGGCCCGGCGTCTACGACATGGCCTATGGGCCGGTGATCTGTCCGACTACCGGGCAGGTGGCCATCCGGGTGGAAAAGGACGGCAAAAAGGCCTTTGTCCTAGACGGCAAGGCCCATCCCGCGACCTTCGACCGGGCCTATGATCCGATCTTTTCCCCCGACGGCGCAAAGGTGCTTTTGCGGGGCATAAGCGGCAAGGCGTACAAGCGCATCGTGGCCCCGGTTTCGGCCTTCACGGGATAG
- a CDS encoding iron-sulfur cluster assembly scaffold protein, with protein MADEHDEEPARPAASLDDWASELQAGIDDQALSHYGPEAFRRWKTLPAMGRVPKADGVGRLTGACGDTIEISLTIDADRIVTGAFFSDGCGASQVCASVAVELAIGTSVDAAYDITDAQILAVLPGFPADETHCAFLAAEALRQALQDASQRSRA; from the coding sequence ATGGCTGACGAACATGACGAGGAACCGGCCCGCCCGGCCGCTTCCCTGGACGACTGGGCAAGCGAGCTGCAGGCGGGCATCGACGACCAGGCCCTGTCGCATTACGGCCCCGAGGCCTTCCGGCGCTGGAAGACGCTTCCGGCCATGGGCCGCGTCCCCAAGGCCGACGGGGTGGGTCGGCTGACCGGCGCCTGTGGCGACACCATCGAGATCTCCCTGACCATCGACGCCGACCGCATCGTCACCGGAGCCTTTTTCTCGGATGGCTGCGGGGCCAGCCAGGTGTGCGCCTCGGTGGCCGTGGAACTGGCCATCGGGACCAGCGTGGACGCGGCCTACGATATCACGGACGCCCAGATCCTGGCCGTTTTGCCGGGATTTCCGGCCGATGAGACGCATTGCGCCTTCCTGGCCGCCGAGGCGCTCAGGCAGGCTCTTCAGGACGCCTCGCAGCGGTCCCGTGCGTGA
- a CDS encoding FmdB family zinc ribbon protein, with the protein MPLYDFVCPACGQVFEELTTVREGEAVSPPCPACGHAATVRQLAAVSSLTGRERTSLPGFSDHGCCGSRPAERSCRPGTCCGKA; encoded by the coding sequence ATGCCCCTGTATGACTTCGTGTGCCCGGCCTGCGGGCAGGTCTTCGAGGAACTGACGACCGTGCGGGAGGGGGAGGCGGTCTCCCCCCCCTGTCCGGCCTGCGGACACGCCGCAACCGTACGCCAACTGGCCGCCGTGTCCTCCCTGACCGGCCGGGAACGCACGTCCCTGCCGGGATTTTCGGACCACGGCTGTTGCGGGTCGCGCCCTGCCGAGCGCTCCTGCCGCCCGGGAACCTGTTGCGGCAAGGCCTGA